The region AGAGGAACTTGCCTGTCCGACCTGCGGCAGTCGTAAGCTGGATCGTTTAATTTCCAGGGTCGCCTATCACCAGTCCGAGAGGGATCGTTTGGACAGCTACGATCCTGGGTCCCGCCTCAGCGACAGTTTCTATAAGGACAGTAGGAACATCGGACTCCAGGCCAAAAAACGTGCGCAGCAAATGGGGGTGGACCTGGGGAGCGGCTTTGAATCAAAACTGGAGAAGCTGCGGACCGATCCGGGCGCTGTTCTGAAGGACAGCGAGTAAAAACCCTGGGCTCCTACAAGATTCACCATCCTTGGAAAAAGAGATCCTATGGCAACTGAAGGAGATGTTGTCCTGATTTACCGTCAGGAACAACCAACCGTTTATGCACGGGTAGAGCATATCGAGCCGGATATCAAGAGAGACTGGTATCACATTACCCTGTTGCTCCTTAGTGTCCCGGCCCAACCCGTCACATGGATACTCAGATCCTCGTATATCGAGGGCGAGACATTCACCATGGGCGGAGTGCCGATGCGGTTGGAACTGGTCAAGAAAACCCCCACCAGGGAGAAAGCGCCGCCTGAGAAATCCGGCGCAAAAAAGGAATCGAATAAACCAGGGACGATCCTCCCTTTCAAGAAGCCCTCGACATAGATCGTGGGCGTTTGTGTGACGTCATGGCCGACTCCTGACACACACGGATTTATGAGGTATCATTCAATGAAAAAAATTCGAATCGTGGTGATCCGCTTGATTCTTTCCGGCATATTCGCATTTGTCATCTCCCGCCTGTTCTTCGAGAGTATGTCGGCAACAAAAGTCCTCGGGTTGGGTGTGGCCCTGTTTGGCTTCGCCTACCTGTTTGAGTATGTGAGAATCAGAAACAAAAAAGGAGGGGCGTAAATGGAACCTATAAAATATGTATACTCATTTACTGAAGGCGACGGCAAGAACAAGAAACTTCTTGGCGGAAAAGGCGCCAATCTATGCGAAATGACGCAGATCGGACTCCCGGTGCCGCCGGGCTTTGTGATTACCACTGAGGCCTGTCTCGCCTATCTGGATCAAAAGAAGGGTAAAGAAGGGCTTCACCCCGAAGTCGCCAAACAGATACAGGACGCCATGACCCGCTTGGACAAAGAAACCGGAAAAGGGTTCGGCGATCCCGCAAACCCCCTGCTGGTATCGGTCAGGTCCGGGGCCGCCATGTCCATGCCCGGTATGATGGACACCATCTTAAACCTCGGGCTCAACGACGAGACGGTGGCTGGTTTTATCCGTTTAACCAAAGATGAGCGATTCGTCTATGACCTCTATCGAAGGCTGATACAGCTCTTCGGCACCGTGACGTTCCACATGAAGGATGAAGACTTCAACCAGATCTTCAATGAGTTGAAGAAGGAACAAGGCGTCCGGGAAGACGTCCAACTGGATGCCGGATCCCTCAAGAAGGCATGTACCAGATTCCTGGACCTTTTCAAGGAAAAAACAGGCACCCCCTTTCCCCAGGACCCCTACACGCAGCTGAACCTGGCGGTGGAATCGGTCTTCAAATCGTGGATGGGAAAACGGGCGGTGGATTACCGGAAGGAATTCAAGATCACCAAGGAAATGGCGAACGGGACTGCCGTCAATATCTGCACCATGGTCTACGGGAATATGGGAAATGACAGCGCCACCGGCGTGGCCTTTACCAGAGATCCGGCCACGGGCGAGAACCGCTTTTTCGGAGAGTACATGATCAATGCCCAGGGCGAGGACGTGGTGGCCGGCATTCGCACGCCCAAACCCATCCGCGAACTCAGAAGAGACATGCCGAATGTCTATCCGGAATTGGAGAAGCTGCGGCACACATTGGAGGATCATTACCGCGAGGTCCAGGATATCGAGTTCACCATTGAAAAAGGGAAGCTCTATTGTCTGCAGACCCGGAACGCCAAGATGAACGTCGCGGCCTTTATCAAGACCTCCGTAGATATGGTAAACGAAGGCCTCATCTCTGAAGTGGAGGCCCTCCTGAGGATCCAACCGGACATGCTGGAGCAGCTCCTCCATCCCCGACTGGATCCGGACGCCAAGGCCGAGGTCTTGGCCCAGGGTCTTCCGGCGTCCCCGGGGGCCGCATCCGGCAAGATGGTCTTTGACGCGGACAGGGCCGAAAGCAAGGCAAAACTGGGTGAAAAGGTCATTCTCGTAAGGGAGGAGACCAAGCCCGATGATATTCACGGATTCTTTGCCGCCCAGGGGATCCTCACCAGCAGGGGAGGCAAGACATCCCACGCGGCCGTGGTGGCGAGAAGCATGGGAAAGCCGTGCGTCTCCGGATGCGAGGCCATTGTCATCAACGATCTCAGCAAAGAGGCGGTCATCTCCGGGGTAACCCTCAGGGAAGGAGATATGATCACCATTGACGGGACCACCGGCAACGTCTACCTGGACAAGGTGCCGACCATCGAACCGGAATTTGTTGAAGACCTCCTGGTCCTGCTGGAATGGGCGGATGAAATCAGCGAACTCCAGGTGATGGCCAATGCAGACACCCCGGAGGCGGTCTCCAAGGCCAAGAAATACGGGGCTGTGGGAATCGGGCTCTGCAGGACGGAAAGGATGTTCAATCAGCCGGAAAGGCTGCCTGTGGTCCAGCAGATGATCCTGGCAGAGAGCACCAAAGACAGAGAGGCCGCTCTGGACCGCCTCCTCCCGTTCCAGAAAGAGGATTTCAAGGAGATCTTCCGGCTCATGGACGGCGACCCCGTCACCATCCGTCTTCTGGATCCTCCCATCCACGAATTTCTCCCCTCTGCGGAAGAGCTGTCAGACGAGATCGATAAACTTGGGGAGTTGAAGCAGACCGTGGACGGGATGACCTTTCTGCCGGATACCCTGAAGATGTTGGATCCGGAGCTGAATGACCGCTATGCAGCCAATCTGGACGTGATCCTTAAGGGACTGGAAGAACTCAAGGCCAGGCATCTGGCCGGTCCCATGATCGAGTCCAAAGAGATTATGCTCAAAAAGGTGAGGTCCTTGGCAGAGATCAATCCGATGCTGGGTCATCGGGGGGTGAGGCTCGGGATCACCTATCCGGAGATTTACGCCATGCAGATAAGGGCCATACTCGAGGCCGCGGCCGAGCATATCCAGGAAGGGGGGCGGGTCTCCCCGGAAATCATGATCCCGCAGGTATGCACATTGGAGGAGTTGAAATGGGTCCACCGCTACGTGACGCAGATTAACAGCGACGTAGAGAAAAAATACAGGATCAAGATCCCCTATAAATTCGGGACCATGGTGGAGGTGGTCAGGGCCTGCATGCGGGCAGGCAGGATCGCCGAACTGGCTGAATTCATCTCTTTCGGGACAAACGACCTGACCCAGGCGACCTTTTCTTTTTCCAGGGAAGATGCTGAAAACAAGTTCCTCCCCCTGTATGAGGAACGGGGGATCTTGCAGCACAATCCCTTTGATGTTCTGGATATCAAGGGCGTGGGCAGGCTCATGAGGATCACCATGGAATGGGCCCGCAAGACACGGCCCGATCTGAAGGTCGGGATCTGCGGCGAACAGGGGGGCCATCCGGAATCCATCCGGTTCTGTCATCACATCCACATGAGTTATGTCTCCTGCTCCCCCCCCAGGGTCCCCATTGCCAGGCTGGCCGCTGCCCATGCCAAGCTCAAGGAGAAAGAGTTTGTCCTGGATTGATGCTGGATGTTTGATACTGGATACCTTCGTTCCCACGCTCTGCGTGGGAACGCATTTTCGGGAGGCTCCGCGTCCTATCCCAAACCGGTAAGTTGGGTAGAGCGGGGCCAAACTCAACCGGCTGAAAGCCCTTGGGTCCGCACATCCGATCCTCTATCAAATGGCCTTCTGTAAAAATCCGATCCCTGTCAGGCACAGGGTGGCCGGATGCACCCGGATATCCCGTGGTGCAACAGCCACACCCAGCAGATCCTTGATTTATGCCATCCAGATCGATGCCAGATAAGAGTCAGTGAAATCAACCATGATCCGCGGCTGGTTCGTCTTGATGTCCCAAGAAACAAAGCAGGCCAGGAGGTCATTCAGGACCTCCTCTGCCACCTTCAATTCCTCAGACACGGCCCGGCGGGCCTCCTTCACAGTGCCGGCAATCATCCGGTGCAGCTTCAGAGAGGCATCCAGGGTCCTCAACCGGGGAGACCCCTGGATCTGTTCCACCGCCTCCTCCCAGTGAATTCCGGCGATCTTGCGACGCAGGACATAGGCATTCCCCCTGTCCCGGATGGTCAGCAGCGGAAGATTCACATTGAAGCTAGTATTCTGGATCCGCCGGCCGCGCATCTTCCCGTCCATCTCTGTCAACAGCGTCTCCTTTTTTTTCAGATCCGGGAGCTGTTTTGCCTGAATTCGTTCGAAGATGCATGGTTGACCGTCAACATCGATTTCCTTCAATCGGGTGGGATCAAACCCGAGATCCATGAGGTTGCCGATAGTCAACACATGATTGCAGGCGTTTCTCTGCTCCTCCAGCCAGGTTGTAAAGCTGGGTCTCTCGTAATTGGGGAGCCCCTCGATGAAACGCGCGGGATGTCTTTTCAGGGTCTCCGGAAGACGGTTCCACAGTTTCATATCCCCATCTACAAGATTGGGACCGTTTCCCAGATCGTAGGGCGCATAGGACTGTGCCTGCATTCGGGCGACTTCAGGCGCCAGGGTGATCTGTTCCAGGGAATCGCCCCCGGTATATCCGATCAGGGACTCGATGCGTCGTCTGAAGGCGATGAACTTGGTTATGAAACGGGTGAACATGAACCGCATCAGGGGCGTGGATTCCCCTCTCTTGAGTTCGTCTCCAAAATAGGTCATCAAAGCCGAATGGAGGCCCTTGAATTCTTCGATGGTGCGTTGGACCATGATCTGGTTATCCCGCATGTCGATAAAGGTCTGTTTTCGGCGCAGGTGGTGCAGCAGCTTCAGGACCGGTCCTTTCAGGTCCTTTCCTTCCAGACCCGGGGGCGTAAAGATCATGTAGTAGTGCCGGTCTGCCAGGGCAGAGTTCCCGATGATACTTTCCGCCGGTCTCCACGATTGTTTCAGGTAAATATCATATGTGGGGTCTTCCTCGGGGATGATGTTGTCCAGGATCCCGACCGCTGACCTTCTGATCAGAAACTTCTTGAAGTGCTTCAGTATCTGTGTGCCTAAACCCTTTCTTCTGAACGGCGCCCCCACCTCGACATAGACCAGATAATAACAGGGAACCGGTTTCCGAAGATAGACCATGTTCAGCCGACCCAGATTTTCGCCGGTCTCTGCATTGACCTCGATCACCCGAAAGCCATTCTTGGAATCTTCGGGTTTGAGCCGGTTGATCCTGCTCCCGGAAACGGTCTTATTGACGAGGTCCCAGAGATTGTTGAAGAGGTCCGCCACAATGGGCGATTCAGCGGATTTCATTCGCATCCCTTCGTCAATCAAACTGATCAGCCCGAGCCTTTCGTTGAGGCCCAGGTCTTTCCGGGCAGCGTCCTCATTATCGGAAATCATGCTCTGAGGCAAATTGTTTCTCATCATTCACTCCTGTGAACAGGATTTTTTTTCCGTCAAAAAAAAGGCGGAGCATGTGCTCCGCCTTTTTTCATATGATTTTTTGCGAAAACACACACTAAGGCATTCCGGCCCTCCGGCTAAAATAATAATAAAAAAAGTTCTTTAGTGTGTGCATGACGCGCATTCTTTTTCTCCTGGATTTTTTCTATATCCCAGATGACGAAGGTTGTCAACCCAAAATTTCACCGGTAGCCCTTCTCATCTAAAACTAAAACTGATAACCGCAGGCAAAACGGCTGTGTGCTGTCCCGTCATTCCGGCATGCCCTCAGCCGGAATCCAGTCCCCCGTATTTCTGGATTCCGGCTGGAATCGTGCCGGAATGACAAAAGGCTAAGCGTGCAGGGGAAGGATGGCCACATTTTCTTGTTTTTCATGACAGAAGACCAGGTACTAACCTTGCCGATGGAGTGACCGACGGGCAGCGGGCAAGGTGGTTTTCATCCGCCATTTCCCGCCCTATCACACAAGGTAAGGATCACTCAAGGCCCAGCACCGCCAGCCAGCCATTGAGATAGAAGCCTGCCAGGACAGAGGAGATCAGGACAATCGAGGCGATCAGCTCCTGATGGAACCGGTAGCGTTCACTTAGAATGACCATGGATACGGCCATCGGCATGGCATTCATCAAGACCACCACCGATGATTCCGGAGTTTCAAGGCCCAGCAGCCTTACGGTCCCAAACGCAATCAGCGGCAGGACAATCATACGCAGAAGAGACACCCCAAGGGCCTGAGTGAGCTGTTTGTATTGACGGCCGTAAAAAAAGACGCCGAGCATGAAAATCGCCACGGTTGCCGTGGTGCCCCCGAGCATATGGATGGGTTTACTGACGGCAACCGGAATGGGGACCTTCAGATAAGAGAAAATCGCTCCCGAAAAAATTGAAATCACAAGGGGATTCCTGGTGAGACGGCGGGCGACATGTCGGACGGCCTCAAGTACCGATGGTCTTTTTTCACGGGAAAGTTGATGCAGTTCAAGCACGGAAATCGAGATAACAACGCTGACAATTGATATGGTGCCGGAAGAAAGGGTGGCCAGCTGCTCCCCCTGGGCTGTTGGAAGGGCGAACATGACAAAGGGGACACCGAAAAAAGCATGGGAGCCGAAAACAGACCCCAGCACAAGGAGAAAATAGGTGTCTTTTGAAAAGCGGAAGATAAAATAGAGGAGGGTGAGCAGCGAGAAAATGACGAGGACGGGGATAATGCCGGCCCCTACAAAGGTGGCAATAATTCGGTCAAAACGGGTTTCCGCCAGGTTGATAAAGAAGAGGGAAGGAAGCGCAAAGAAGTAGACATAAGCACTCAGTGTCCGTTCATCCCCCTGTTTCATCAGATCGGCTTTTCTGGAGAAGAAACCGAGACCGATGAGGAGGAAAAGCGGCAGCGTTGTCCTTAAGAAGATATCCACCAGCGCCTCGTGAGAACGTGAAACCGGATACTGAAAACGAATATTCTATCCCCACGCCAGGGGGTCCTCAAACTTGATCGGGATCCGTGGCAATCGGAAAGACGAGGGAAAATGTGGTGCCCCCGGCGCTTGCGCACCCGGCGTCGTCCTCCACATGAGGGCATTGGGATATGGTCCCCGGGCAGGTTGCATCT is a window of Deltaproteobacteria bacterium DNA encoding:
- a CDS encoding zinc ribbon domain-containing protein; the encoded protein is MPIYEYACGRCKSEFQTLIMSAVDEEELACPTCGSRKLDRLISRVAYHQSERDRLDSYDPGSRLSDSFYKDSRNIGLQAKKRAQQMGVDLGSGFESKLEKLRTDPGAVLKDSE
- the ppdK gene encoding pyruvate, phosphate dikinase; protein product: MEPIKYVYSFTEGDGKNKKLLGGKGANLCEMTQIGLPVPPGFVITTEACLAYLDQKKGKEGLHPEVAKQIQDAMTRLDKETGKGFGDPANPLLVSVRSGAAMSMPGMMDTILNLGLNDETVAGFIRLTKDERFVYDLYRRLIQLFGTVTFHMKDEDFNQIFNELKKEQGVREDVQLDAGSLKKACTRFLDLFKEKTGTPFPQDPYTQLNLAVESVFKSWMGKRAVDYRKEFKITKEMANGTAVNICTMVYGNMGNDSATGVAFTRDPATGENRFFGEYMINAQGEDVVAGIRTPKPIRELRRDMPNVYPELEKLRHTLEDHYREVQDIEFTIEKGKLYCLQTRNAKMNVAAFIKTSVDMVNEGLISEVEALLRIQPDMLEQLLHPRLDPDAKAEVLAQGLPASPGAASGKMVFDADRAESKAKLGEKVILVREETKPDDIHGFFAAQGILTSRGGKTSHAAVVARSMGKPCVSGCEAIVINDLSKEAVISGVTLREGDMITIDGTTGNVYLDKVPTIEPEFVEDLLVLLEWADEISELQVMANADTPEAVSKAKKYGAVGIGLCRTERMFNQPERLPVVQQMILAESTKDREAALDRLLPFQKEDFKEIFRLMDGDPVTIRLLDPPIHEFLPSAEELSDEIDKLGELKQTVDGMTFLPDTLKMLDPELNDRYAANLDVILKGLEELKARHLAGPMIESKEIMLKKVRSLAEINPMLGHRGVRLGITYPEIYAMQIRAILEAAAEHIQEGGRVSPEIMIPQVCTLEELKWVHRYVTQINSDVEKKYRIKIPYKFGTMVEVVRACMRAGRIAELAEFISFGTNDLTQATFSFSREDAENKFLPLYEERGILQHNPFDVLDIKGVGRLMRITMEWARKTRPDLKVGICGEQGGHPESIRFCHHIHMSYVSCSPPRVPIARLAAAHAKLKEKEFVLD
- a CDS encoding GNAT family N-acetyltransferase, which encodes MMRNNLPQSMISDNEDAARKDLGLNERLGLISLIDEGMRMKSAESPIVADLFNNLWDLVNKTVSGSRINRLKPEDSKNGFRVIEVNAETGENLGRLNMVYLRKPVPCYYLVYVEVGAPFRRKGLGTQILKHFKKFLIRRSAVGILDNIIPEEDPTYDIYLKQSWRPAESIIGNSALADRHYYMIFTPPGLEGKDLKGPVLKLLHHLRRKQTFIDMRDNQIMVQRTIEEFKGLHSALMTYFGDELKRGESTPLMRFMFTRFITKFIAFRRRIESLIGYTGGDSLEQITLAPEVARMQAQSYAPYDLGNGPNLVDGDMKLWNRLPETLKRHPARFIEGLPNYERPSFTTWLEEQRNACNHVLTIGNLMDLGFDPTRLKEIDVDGQPCIFERIQAKQLPDLKKKETLLTEMDGKMRGRRIQNTSFNVNLPLLTIRDRGNAYVLRRKIAGIHWEEAVEQIQGSPRLRTLDASLKLHRMIAGTVKEARRAVSEELKVAEEVLNDLLACFVSWDIKTNQPRIMVDFTDSYLASIWMA
- a CDS encoding AEC family transporter produces the protein MDIFLRTTLPLFLLIGLGFFSRKADLMKQGDERTLSAYVYFFALPSLFFINLAETRFDRIIATFVGAGIIPVLVIFSLLTLLYFIFRFSKDTYFLLVLGSVFGSHAFFGVPFVMFALPTAQGEQLATLSSGTISIVSVVISISVLELHQLSREKRPSVLEAVRHVARRLTRNPLVISIFSGAIFSYLKVPIPVAVSKPIHMLGGTTATVAIFMLGVFFYGRQYKQLTQALGVSLLRMIVLPLIAFGTVRLLGLETPESSVVVLMNAMPMAVSMVILSERYRFHQELIASIVLISSVLAGFYLNGWLAVLGLE